A single region of the Photobacterium sanguinicancri genome encodes:
- a CDS encoding TrmH family RNA methyltransferase gives MKLDNAKKLHQKKYREQFGHYLVEGEHLILELDKAALAQPYLKNTILYVTDEYQAWAQQLNHSYTIIEINKNQMAGLSDTKTPQGIIACVPLPTQTERSPLQDGERCIYLHEVQDPGNLGTILRSLAWFGHFRLLLSNNSVDPYNPKVVRSSMGAIFHLPLEQGVEITELNQRFNRFAYLDMQGDKVNTPQFSDYDCYLFGNEARGVPKQALADCNAQPFTIAGSGKIDSLNLASAVNICAYQLSI, from the coding sequence ATGAAATTGGATAATGCAAAGAAGCTGCATCAAAAAAAATATCGTGAGCAGTTTGGCCACTATTTAGTTGAAGGGGAGCACCTGATCCTCGAACTGGATAAAGCAGCACTGGCTCAGCCCTATCTAAAAAACACCATTTTATATGTGACTGATGAGTATCAAGCATGGGCACAGCAGCTCAATCACTCTTACACGATCATTGAGATTAATAAAAACCAGATGGCTGGACTGAGTGATACCAAAACACCACAAGGTATCATCGCCTGCGTTCCTTTACCGACTCAAACAGAGAGATCACCTCTGCAAGACGGTGAGCGCTGTATCTACTTACATGAGGTACAAGATCCCGGTAACCTGGGCACTATTTTGCGTAGCCTAGCGTGGTTTGGGCACTTTCGCTTGTTATTAAGTAACAACAGTGTCGATCCCTACAATCCAAAAGTAGTGCGCTCTAGCATGGGAGCCATTTTTCACTTGCCTCTAGAGCAAGGCGTTGAAATTACTGAGTTAAATCAGCGTTTTAATCGTTTTGCTTATCTTGATATGCAGGGTGATAAGGTTAACACTCCCCAATTTTCCGACTATGATTGTTACCTATTTGGTAACGAAGCTCGTGGCGTACCAAAACAAGCCTTAGCTGATTGTAACGCGCAGCCTTTTACTATCGCAGGTAGCGGTAAGATTGATTCATTAAACTTGGCTAGCGCTGTTAATATATGCGCTTATCAGTTGTCGATATAA
- the rlmE gene encoding 23S rRNA (uridine(2552)-2'-O)-methyltransferase RlmE — MARSKTSKKWLDEHVNDPYVKKAQVDGYRSRASYKLIEINEKDQLIKPGDIAMDLGSAPGGWSQIVAPIVGDNGKVIASDILPMDSLMDVTFIQGDFTDEAVYERIVETIDGKGVDVVISDMAPNLSGVKTTDQYSSIYLVELALDMARNVLKPGGNFCAKVFQGVGYEEYVKDVRTSFNKVIIRKPSASRPRSREVYVVGKGFKG; from the coding sequence ATGGCACGTTCAAAAACCAGTAAGAAATGGCTCGATGAACACGTTAACGATCCTTATGTAAAAAAAGCTCAAGTCGATGGTTATCGATCACGAGCAAGCTATAAGTTGATTGAAATTAACGAAAAAGATCAGCTTATCAAGCCGGGAGATATCGCTATGGACCTTGGTTCGGCACCGGGCGGTTGGTCACAGATTGTCGCTCCGATCGTTGGGGATAATGGCAAGGTGATTGCCTCTGATATTTTACCTATGGATAGCCTAATGGACGTCACCTTTATTCAGGGCGATTTCACTGATGAAGCTGTGTATGAGCGTATCGTGGAAACCATAGATGGCAAAGGGGTTGATGTGGTGATCTCGGATATGGCACCTAACTTGAGTGGCGTAAAAACGACTGACCAATACAGCTCAATTTATCTGGTTGAGTTGGCGTTAGATATGGCGCGTAATGTCCTAAAACCGGGCGGTAACTTTTGTGCTAAAGTTTTCCAAGGCGTTGGGTACGAAGAGTATGTGAAAGATGTTCGAACTTCTTTTAACAAAGTCATTATTCGTAAGCCTTCAGCTTCACGTCCACGTTCTCGAGAAGTCTATGTGGTAGGCAAAGGATTTAAAGGCTAG
- a CDS encoding 4Fe-4S binding protein, with protein MNDPDICIGCSLCAPECTADAIFQNTEIPPD; from the coding sequence GTGAACGATCCAGATATATGCATCGGTTGCTCATTATGTGCGCCCGAATGTACTGCCGATGCCATTTTTCAGAATACGGAAATTCCGCCGGATTAA